The DNA segment GAGGTAATCAAAATGCAATAGAGAATCAAACTCCAGAACAGAAATATTTCCAACAGAAGTCTTTCACAATCCAAAACAGGATCCACATTGTTCTCCATACGAACCATAGAAACTAACAATAATACGCTGTTTTAAATATTGGATAAGAAAAtgcaacaacaaaaactctcaAAATGTTTCTTCCGACAGTGATTCCTTCAGAACCTGAGTTTGGTAAAGAACCATCTGTTCTTCCCGGTCTTGAAACGTTCCTCGAGCTTAGCCTTCGCCTCCTTGAGAGCAGCGACCTTCTTGTCCTTTGAAGCCAGAGCCTCGAGAGTCGCGACTTCCTTGAGATCCACGTCGAGGGTGTAACGTGTAGGCATCAAATGCTGGTAGTTGACGACCTTGATGAAACACTTAACCCTAGATTTCTTGGCCGTCTTCTTCGCCGAGTCCTTGCGGATGACCTTGCTCGGGTACTTCTTGAGTCCGGCGACGAGGCAGTGTCCGTAAGGACGCTCACGGTTTCCGTCGTCGAAGGATCGGATGATCACCGCCTTCTTCCCGGCGTATCGGCCTTGGAGGAGGATCACTGCCTTGTTCTGCTTCAAGAACTTCACCATTGTTGCTTCACTTGTGTAGATAGATCCCTCTCCTTCGTCTTCGTTATCGCCGCTGAAAAAAGCTAAGTGGCGGTTCAGCGAAAATGCTAGGTTTAATAGTTGATAAAGAAACTCAATgagaatgaaaacaaaaccctaGCCCCGTAGAAAAGCCTATATTGATGTTATTAGGCCCATTGGGCTCTATATTGATGTTATTAGGCCCATTGGGCTCTATATTGATGTTATTAGGCCCATTGTTTCTAATGCTTTTATCGTCTCACAACGAATCGTATCAATTCTACAATGCTAAGTTGCTAACATTTACGGAATTGTCATCACCTTAATGTTCTTGAATTGATTTCAATTAAGGAATGAGCGTATATCATTTACAAAATTTGCTAATAATCATTTCTGGTTAAAGCATGCATGTTTAAGAAATCAAATTGGGGATAATTAACAATATTACAAGTTTACAACTAAGGGACgactggtttttccgctaccacccgcaaacacagcttttgcggttggtagcggttgtcggcggtttgcaacaatcactcaaattgttctaaaccgcttcaaaccgctccgattctcataaattcaaaagctggatCCAGCTAACGTTTGCGGTTGCAGCGGTTGTgggagggtaaaatttttttcttttttttaaaacaatatatatacaaaagtaaaaatatttaataaaaaatttaaaactgaaattatgaaaatattaaaatatatctattatattttaattaatattataaaattttataataaaaacaatttcaataaatattcaaaaattaaaattataactttctaaatataaattttatatttattataattttatgatttttgatatttttataattatattaaatgtaaatattattaatttattatttgactgttaccgcatttggtagttaaccagtcataagtcacccgcaaacgcaccaatttttaactgcaataccagtcgtacaaatatcttaaaaccgctagaaaccgcaaccgcccgcatccccaaactcccgcaaccgcaaccgctgcatttgaaccagtcaggccctaagggtatgactggttttcccgctaccacccgcataCGCGGCTTTTGcagttggtagcggttgttggcgttttgcaacaatcgctcaaaccgctccaaaccgctccaaatcgctctaaacctcataaattcaaaagttggtttcagctagcgtttgcggttgcgggaggataaatttttttatttttttctaaaaaaatataaatacaaaaataaaaatattcaataaaaaacttaaattggaattataaaaatactaaaatatatctattatattttaattaatattataaaactttaaaatgaaaatattttctattatttttgatatttttataatgatataaaatgtaaatattgttaatttattatttaaccgctgttgcgtttggtagttaaccagtcataagtattcCGCAAAcacaccaatttctaaccgtaGAACGAGTCgtacaaatcttttaaaaccACTAGAAATCGCAACTACCCGCATTCGCAAACTCccacaaccgcaaccgctgcagTTGAACTAGTCAGGTCCTTAGTGTAAAGTTGTAGTTTGGTCTTCCACACATCCAAAAAGTAGTATGAGTAAGATTAAATCAGTTGCTCAAAAACATTAGCAAGAGATTGATCTTCAACAAGAGCCTACATTTTAAGCCTAATGATTTTCAAT comes from the Brassica rapa cultivar Chiifu-401-42 chromosome A01, CAAS_Brap_v3.01, whole genome shotgun sequence genome and includes:
- the LOC103871452 gene encoding 60S ribosomal protein L27-3, encoding MVKFLKQNKAVILLQGRYAGKKAVIIRSFDDGNRERPYGHCLVAGLKKYPSKVIRKDSAKKTAKKSRVKCFIKVVNYQHLMPTRYTLDVDLKEVATLEALASKDKKVAALKEAKAKLEERFKTGKNRWFFTKLRF